TTCAAGTCACATCCTCTTAGGATAATCCCTGCTTCATTTCCATATACGAACTGAATCCACTACTCCCTTTCAATCAAAAAAAGCACTGAGAGCAAAATTTGACTTATTCAAATGTCACTGCTTAACATCTTCATAGACCGCATCCATTCCCTCTTCTTTCAACTTAGTTTGGTATTTGCCCCTCATGTGTCGTGGCAGGGGTTTGAAGGCTGGACAAGGTACCTGACCAgttatttcacacatacattcTCGAGCTGCTGTTGGCCCAAAATTAGCTGGGTTGTCCTTTTTCTCCTGGGCTATTGCCTCATCCCGCAATGTTTTcctgaaatgaaataacataaaacaattttgttACACATGTAGAAGTATACGACCAGAAGATTATTCTGGGTTTAGTGACTATCTAATGGTATTACACTGATTACAAGTTGGTACGACAATTGTGAGCAGCACGCTTAATCCCATCCAATCACatataacatgcaaatgactATAACAGGTAAAACAGGAGCTGTATGGGAACATCTCTTAGTGCTGCTGCACTACACATATAAAAGATGCAGCTGcatttgaaattgtttagtTTGATAGCCCAGTTTAACAAGAAATAACCCTTCATGACCATATCTggatgtaggtgaaatattaattaaagtaaaatagcttttgtacaaatacaatTCACATACTCAGTTTTTCCAaatatcagatttacatgttcTAATATTTCATCTTTGGATCTGCTGTCTGTGTCAACAAGTACTTTTTCATCACCATCTGCAAAACACAGATATAACACAACACTGAAACTGGGTATTCCTACTGATGTATACTGCTGCACTGAAAAAACAAAGTTACTGAgataatacagaaaaaaagtaaCTGCAtcattaatgtatattataatgtGCCAGACAGTAAGATATTTTTGATATAAGCAATACAATTGTAATCACCACACACATCACATTTTCAgagataaacaaatttatacagatgtattttaaaaaaattaaaaaa
Above is a window of Liolophura sinensis isolate JHLJ2023 chromosome 7, CUHK_Ljap_v2, whole genome shotgun sequence DNA encoding:
- the LOC135469599 gene encoding small ribosomal subunit protein mS25-like — protein: MPFMKGKAPIRRTLNYLEKGRIVFKPKVKILAINYNTNHPPSKGTQQFVFWHLPQVQYKNPSVQCVTFKNMTPSPFIQVFLDGDEKVLVDTDSRSKDEILEHVNLIFGKTEKTLRDEAIAQEKKDNPANFGPTAARECMCEITGQVPCPAFKPLPRHMRGKYQTKLKEEGMDAVYEDVKQ